DNA from Thermomicrobiales bacterium:
TTCGACATCGGGCTCCCAATCGCCCAGGCCCGCCGTGCCGTGATGCGCTCTGGCATCAACCAGCTCGCGAACAAGTGGGCGATCCATGCCCGAATAAATCGGCACATCAAGGTTGAGCCATGCGGCGACTGTCTGCGTGTTGCGAGTTGCGAACTCAAGCGGGACATTTCCGGCGACGGTCGAAATGCCAATCAGGCGATGGCGATCCAGGCGTGACGCAAGCGCAATGGCCATGGCATCGTCGACACCGGTATCAACATCCAGCAGCAACGGTATCCGACTGTCGCTCATTCATCTCCTCCGCCCTGCGCAACCGCTTCAAGCCAGGCATGCACTGGCGGCGTTTCGGTTAGCTGCGACTCCGATTTGATGTCAACGAATGTGGGTCCGCCGTCGTTGAGTGCCTCCGCCAGGGTGCGCTGCAGGTCTGCCGGGTCAGTCACCTGCCACGAGCGCAGCCCGAAGCCGCGAGCGATCGCGGCGTAGTCAACCGGGTTGAAGTCAACTGAGAAGTAACGCTGGCCGTGATACAGGTGCTGCAGCTCCTTGATCCAGCCAAATGCGCCATTGTTGAAATGGATCAGCGTCAGCGGCAGATTCAGGCGCGAGATCGTCTCCAATTCACCAACTGACATGCCGAATGAACCATCGCCCATCATGCTGATCGTGCGGCCCTGGGGTCGGGCGTAGTGCGCGCCGACGACAGCCGGGAGCGCGTAGCCCAGGCCACCGTGTGCACGTGGGATCACGGTCCAGCGGCCGGCCTGCGGCAGGACGTACTGCGCACCGAGATACGGAGTCGGCGTTCCTGGATCAGCGACGATCACCGTTTCGTCCGGCAGCAGCTGCTTGAGCGCAGCAATGACGCGCTGCGGCTTGATCGGCTGCGAATCTGAGCGTGCCTCCTCGGCGACCTGATCGAAGTAGGCCGTACGCGAGGCATCGATGCCGTCCAGCCATTGCACTCGATCGACAGACGGCGTCTGCTTGCCAAGCGCCTCGGCCAGGTCCATCAGCGCCGCTCCGGCATCGCCGATGACAGGAGCAATGGTTCGATAGTTGTTGCCGATCTGCCATGGATCAATATCGATGTGAACGACCGGCAGATCGCGTGATCGTTTGGGAAGCGTCCAGTTGAGCGTTGTCGTCGAATCGGTGCGCGTGCCCACGAGGATGATCAGGTCCGCCTCGGCCACGATCCGGTTCGCATACGGTCGTGCTCCATTGCCACCGACAACACCGAGCGACAGACGATTGGTTTCGGCGATGCTACCCTTACCATTGATAGATGTGCCCACCGGGATAGAGCCGGCCTCGGCGAGCGCTGTCAACGCATCCCAGGCGCGCGAAATGAGCACCCCGCCGCCTGCGACGATGACCGGCTTCTTTGCAGCGCGGATGAGGTCTGCCGCCCGCTCGACGCTTTCGGCGTCGGGCCGTGATCGGCTCGCCGGGACCGCGCCGAAGTGCGGCACGCCGTAGACGTTGTCATCGTCAACAGGCGCCTTCAACACGTCGGCCGGCATCGAGATCGAGACCGCTCCGGGCCGACCGGTCGTTGCCATCCGCACCGCGCGACGAACAACATCTGGTGCAGTATCAGCCGTCGTCAGGCGCGCTGCCCACTTGGTGATCGGTTGGAACAGCGCCTGCTGATCGAGCTCGGTCAGGACGCCACGCCCCTCTTGCGAGATCGGTGTATCGGAAGTCAGGCAGATCAGTGGCAAGAACGACCCGTGCGCTTCGGCAACGCCGGGCACGATGTAGGTCGCGCCGCCGCCGCTCGGGCCCTCGCAAACGCCGATCTTGCCGGAAACGCGCGCGTATGCATCGGCCATGAAAGAAGCGGACCGCTCGTCGCGAGTCAACACATGCTGGATGCGGCCCTCATTGCGATACAGCGCATCGTAAAAGTCCATGCCCGTATCACCCGGCAGGCCAAAGATATGCTCGATCCCGCTTTGTATCAGGATTTCGGCGATCGCGTCACTGACATTCACCGACCTTACGTCCTTTCGATTTCCCTTTGGATGCCGCGACACTATACGGCGGTCTCAGGTGCTCGTCCAGCCCTCAGGCGCAATGACGCCGATCATGAGATCGTTCACGTTGGTTCCCGTCGGACCCGTGACCAGGGCAGCGCCTCGTTTGTTCAACCAGGTGAAAGTGTCGCTGGCTGCTATCGTCTGCTCGGCTGATCGAGGATCATCGACCGTGGTGCCGTCGACGACTCCGCCGGCCGCGCCGCTCACGCCGTCGTCGCCATCAGTCGCCAGGCAGCCGATCGCGCAGCCGGGCAGCCTCGCGATTCGCAACGCGGCAGCAACCGCCGCCTCGCAATTGCGCCCGCCGACCCCGTCGCCTGTCACGTGGACAACCGTTTCACCGCCGGCGACGATGCAGCACGGCGACGCGAATGAGGTACGTCCTGAGATCGTCTCAGCGACGATGCTGCCGAACATGCGGCCCGCCTCGCGGGCTTCTATGTCGATACCACCGCCGAGGAGATGGACCGCCAGGCCCTGCTCGCGTGCAACATCCGCCGCCGCTTCCATCGCGGCTGCCAGATCGGCAACGACGCACGACGTGAGCGGCTCGACGCCTCGACGCTCGCTCGCCTCGGGCAGATCAATCTTCAGACCAAACCGCTCAACAACGGCCTCAGCGCTTTCGTGCATGTCAGGAGGGACGGTCGGACCACTCGCGATGACCGTCAGGGGATTGCCCAGCACGTCTGAGACGACAAGGTTGACGACGCTCCTGCCGGACAATATGTTGAGCAGCCCGCCGCTCTTCAGAAGGCTCAGTCGTGAACGCACCGCGTTGAGTTCTCGGATCGACGCACCGCCGCGCAGGAGTTCTTGCGTTATGTCGCGCAAGGTATCGAGGCTGATGCCCGGTCGAAGCGCTTCAACGAGTGCCGAGCCGCCGCCGGAAATGAGGCACAGCACAACAGCACCCTGCGGAACTGCCTGCGCGAACTCGATCAGCCGCTGTCCTGCCGCCACGGATTCCGAGTCTGGAACGGGGTGTGATCCAAGCAACACCGTCGAGCGCAGCGCCAGATGCTCCGGTGCCTGTTTCGTGACAACGATGCCGTCCTGCAACCGGTCGCCGAGGACCTCCTCTGCAGCGGCCATCATCTGGCAACCAGCCTTGCCAATGGCGATCGCCCAGATTTCGGCATCATTGTCCGCGACGATCCGCTCGTTGACCTCGAGGCTGCCATCGCTTCGGAGTGTCAGCACGCGACGGACTGAAGCACCGGCGTCTACTCGTTCGACGGCAGCGTGATACATCTCAACAATCAGATCGCGCAGCGGCGAGTCGGCCATTACTGTCGCTGCTTCAACAGGGCAAGCGTGTCGGAGAGATCCTGTGGCAGGGCTGCCTCGACATCAATCGGCTGTCCACCCGGTAACGCGAATCGAAGTCTGCGAGCATGCAGGAACTGGCGTTCCAGCGGCAGGTCCGGCGACTTGCCGCCATACAACGTATCGGCTGCGACCGGGTGCTTGATGAACGCGCAATGCACCCGGATCTGGTGCGTTCTGCCGGTCTCGATATTGACGTCCAGCAGCGTGTAGCCGGGCAGGCGTTCGATCACGCGGAAATGAGAAATGGCAGATCGGCCGTCGCGAACAACTGCCATGCGCTTGCGGTTGTGCGGGTCACGGGCAATCGGCGCGTCGATCGTCGCTTCGTCTTCCGGGACGTTGCCGAGGACGAGCGCCGTGTATTCCTTGATGACAGACCGCTGCTGCCACTGCTTCAGGAGTGACCGGCGCGCATGCTCATTCTTGGCTACCACGATCAGCCCGGACGTGTCCTTGTCGAGGCGATGAACGATGCCCGGACGTTCGGCACCCGGCGTGATCATCTCGGGTCGCAACCACTTGAGGACATTGACGAGCGTCCCGTGCTCATGTCCCGGCGCAGGATGCACAACGAGACCGGCCGGCTTGTCGAAAACCATCACGTCATCATCCTCATAGACGATGGCGATTGGCACGACCGCAGGAGTCAGCTCCGCAGGCTCTTCAGGCCGCGGCGAGCGCACTTCCACTTTGTCGCCTGCCGCCACCTTGTAGCTTGGGCGAGTTGTTTCGCCGTTGACGAGCACGTCACCCGCCTCTATGAGGCGCTGCACGAACGAGCGGCTTGTGTCCGGCATGCGGTCGGTCACGAAGCGATCAACTCGCTCCTCCGCACATTCAGGTGGCACATCCAGCCGGACAACAAACGAGGAATCGCTCATTGTTCGTCGGGCGCTTCCGCGAGGCTGCTGGTGCTAATTGCATTGTTCGGCGACTGGCGAACCTCAGGATCGCGAAAGAGCAGGCAGTACATCAGCAGAATCACGCCGATCGTGATTGCGGAATCGGCGACGTTGAACGTCGGGAAGCGCGGGAAGTCGATCCAGTCGATGACATGCCCGTATCTGAACCGATCGATGATGTTCCCGAACGCGCCGCCAATCTGCATGCCAAGCGCGATCGCCAGCAGCGGATCACGCGCCGCCGCCCGCGCGTAATAGATCCCGAGCAACGACACCGCGACGACCGCCAGAATCTTCAGAATCTCGGAACTGCCCTGAAACAGTCCAAAGGCTGAGCCAGTGTTGCGAACGTAGATGAACCGCAGCACACCCGGGATGACGGTGAAGACGTCACGATCGCCATCCGGGCCGAGACGATCCAGCACAATGCGCTTCGTCAGGAGATCGAGAGCCAGCACGCTGAGCGCAGCAGTCAATGCGAAGACAAGCGGCTTCAGGTAGGCGCGCGTATGAGGTTGAGAGTCGGACGAGTTGATGGAACACTCCTTGATGCGGACCGGCGCATGGCCGGATTTCGCTCGCTTTCGTACGACGCTCCGGAGGTTGCCGTTGCGCTCGGAGTCTACCACCGGCCAGTCCGCCAATGCCCTTCGTTTGATCATTGCAGGCGGTGGGACGGGCGGGCACGTTTCACCAGCGGTCGCAGTCGCCCAGGAGCTGCAACGACGGCGCTCAACTGAAATTCTCTGGATCGGTTCGGGCGCTGCCGTCGAGCGCGATGCAGCCGCCGCAATCGGCGCAACGTTCGCGACCGTGAAAACCGGCAAGCTGCGACGGTACCTCTCGCTGCAGACCCCGCTCGACGCGATGCGCATTCCGGTCGGTGTCGTTCAGGCATGGCGTCTTCTCGCCAAATGGCGTGACGCGGTGGTTGTGTCGACCGGTGGATTCGTCAGCGTGCCAACTGTCGTTGCCGCACGAATGCGCGGCATTCCGACGCTCACGCACGAGCAGACCGCGCACATCGGACTGGCCACGAAGATCAACGCGCGCTTCGCCGACGTTGTTGCCCTGTCCTATGAGCGCTCGCAATCGCTGCTCTCGTCCGCACGGGGTCGCGTCGTCGTCACCGGCAACCCTGTGCGAGCTTCCGTGCTTCACGGCGACGCCGCGCGCGCATACTCAGCGTTCGATCTGCCGGACGACCTGCCGCTGGTCTACATTACCGGCGGTGCCCAGGGCGCGCGTTCACTGAATGCTGTCGTCGCTGACTCGCTGTCTGACCTGCTGGGATATGTCGCAATTCTGCATCAGGCCGGCCCGCTCGCTCTTCACAACGATGCTGCAACATTGCAGCAACGTGCGAACACTCTCTCGCTCGACCTGCGGAGTCGCTACCGTGTTGTCGAGCTTGTCGGTGATGAGATTGGCGATGTCTACGCCGCCGCGAGCGTCGTGCTGGGCCGAGCCGGAGCCGGCACGGTCAATGAGGTCAGCGCGCTCGGTATCCCTGCCATTCTCGTGCCGCTTCCCGGCGCTGAGGAGCAGCATCAGAATGCGCAACAGCTCGTCCAACGCGGCGCAGCCATCGAGATTTTTCAGGCTGACCTGACGCCGGAGCGGCTTGTCAATGAGATACGCGAACTCGTGACCACGCCGGGGCGACTCACGAAGATGCGTGCTGCTGCTTGTGGCTCAGACACGCATGACGCGGCATCTCGCCTCGCGGACGAAGTCGAGTCACTCGCGCAGGCTGGACGAGACTAGCGATCGAGGCTGCGGTCGATTGCCTCGTCGAGAGTCGCAGCGCGAATAATCTCGAGTCCTGCGGGTGGCCGAACCAGCCCGCGCCCGAGCGCGGCAGGAACGACAGCCCGCTCAAATCCAAGCTTCGCCGCTTCTTGCAGTCGCCGTTCGAGCTGACTCACCGAGCGCAGCTCGCCTGCGAGTCCGACTTCCCCAACTGTCACGAGTCGAGGATCAATTCGCGACTCTCGATAGCTCGATGCGATCGCCATCGCCACGCCCAGATCGGCAGCCGGCTCGCTGAGTTTCATGCCACCGACAACGTTGACGAAGACATCCTGATCGGCGAGCGACAACCCGACCCGCTTCGATAGCACCGCGACAAGCATCTGGATGCGGCTGAGGTCGATGCCGTTCGCCGTTCGGCGCGCGTTACCAAACGCGCTTGCGCTTGTCAGGCCCTGAACCTCAACGAGGATTGGGCGGGTGCCTTCCATCGTGACGACCACCGTCGAGCCGGCCGCATTCCCGGGACGCTCTTCGAGGAACGCCTCACTCGGATTGCGGACCTCGCGCATGCCGCGCTCGACCATCTCGAACACGCCAACTTCGTCGGTCGAGCCGAATCGGTTCTTAACCGCGCGAAGAATGCGGTACTGATGGAACCGGTCGCCTTCCAGATAGAGCACCGCATCGACCATGTGCTCAAGCACGCGGGGGCCAGCAATCGAGCCTTCTTTCGTCACGTGCCCGACGATGAAAACTGCGACGTCACGCGGTTTGGCGAACGCGACGAGGCGGGTGGTGCACTCCCGTACCTGGCTCACACTCCCGGCAGCCGAGCTGATGTCCGGAGTGAACACCGTCTGGATCGAGTCGATGATGACGACAACCGGACCGAGTCTTTCCGCGGCTGCGATGACGTCGTCAATATTCGTCTCAGACAGGACATACAGGTGATCCACGCCTGCCCCAACTCGTTCAGCGCGGAGCTTCACCTGCTGCACCGACTCCTCGGCGGTGACATAGAGCACCGATTCGGCGTTTGCCGACAGGTCTGCCGCAGCTTGCAGGAGCAGGGTTGACTTACCAATTCCAGGGTCTCCGCCGACCAGCACAAGCGACCCCGGAACGACTCCGCCGCCTAGTACGCGCGAGAATTCCATCATCGGCAGCGGACGACGGCTGACGCTCGCGCTCGGCACTGCAGACAATGGTTGTGGGGCCGGAGCGGGACCAGCACGACGGGTGCCGGACTTACCGACTGCTGGAGCCTGCGCCTCGACTGTCTCCACCAGTGAGCCCCAGGCACCGCAGTCAGGGCAACGGCCGTAATAGCTTGCGCTTTCCAGTCCACATTGCTGGCAGACGTACTTGGTGCGTCGCTTTGCCAAGCTCAGCGACCTTTCGTGGATACGCAAGCACGGGGGCGGTAACGCCCCCGTGCTGGCACTGGTTCAGGTTCTCGCCGACCGCATCAGACTGCGGCGAATTCCGAGGCTGGCTCGATCTTCAGCAGGTCATCTACAACGTCAACGATGATCGTGACGCCCGGATTGTAGCGGCCTTCCAGCAGACCTTCGGCCAGCGGATCCTCGATCAGGTTCTGGATGATACGCCGCAGAGGGCGGGCACCATACTGCCGATCGTAGCCACGCTCGCCAAGGAAGTCCTTGGCTTCGGTCGTGATGTCGATCGTAATCTCCTGCTCGAAGAGCTGTTCTTTGATCCGCTTCAGCTCCAGCTCGACGATCTCGCGAATCTGTTCGGTCGACAGTGCGTGGAAGACGATCACACCGTCAACACGGTTCAGGAACTCCGGCCGGAATGTGCGCTTGAGCTGATCCGTGACGCGCTCGCGCATCCGATCGTAATCCTGCTTGGCACGCTTCTCTTCGTCGACTGACGTCGAGAAGCCGAACTGCTTATCGGTCGTGATCTGCTCAGCACCGATGTTGGACGTCATGATGATGATCGTGTTGCGGAAGTCGACGCGGCGGCCCTTGGCGTCTGCCAGGTTGCCGTCTTCGAGAATCTGCAACAGCATGTTGAATGCTTCCGGGTGCGCCTTCTCGATCTCGTCCAGCAGGATGACCGAGTAGCTCTTCCGGCGCACGGCCTCAGTGAGCTGGCCACCCTCTTCGTACCCGACGTAGCCCGGAGGCGCTCCGACGAGACGGGCGACCGAGTGGCGCTCCATGAACTCACTCATGTCGATCTTGATGAGCGAGTCGTCCGAACCGAACATGAATTCGGCAAGTGCGCGCGCCAGCAGTGTCTTGCCGACGCCTGTCGGGCCAAGGAAAATGAACGAGCCGATCGGACGCCGTGGGTCCTTCAGACCAGCGCGAGCGCGACGGACGGCCTTCGCCATCGTCGAGATGGCCTCGTCCTGTCCGATGATACGTTCGTGCAGCGCAGACTCCATATGGAGCAGGCGCTCAGACTCTTCGGCAGCCAGTCGGGTCAGCGGAATGCCGGTCCACATCGAGACGACCTGGGCGATGTCCTCTTCGGACACGACCGGGCTCTCGTTGCCCTGCTCTTCCTTCCAGTCCTTCTCCAGCTCGGCGATCCGCATGCGCAGCTTGCGCTCGCGATCCCGCAGATCTGCAGCGAGCTCGAACTCCTGGCCAGAGACGGCAGCATCCAACTCACGCTGGAGGCTCTCCATGCCCCGCATCGCTTCCTTCAGGCTTGGCGGCGAAGCAGAGCGATACATGCGCACGCGCGACGATGCCTCGTCAATGAGGTCGATCGCCTTGTCCGGCATGAATCGATCGGTAACGTAGCGCGCCGCCAACTGCGCGGCAGCTTCGAGCGCGGCGTCGGTGATCTTCAGCTTGTGATGCTCTTCGTAGCGCTCGCGGATGCCGTGCAGGATCGAAACCGTCTCTTCCGTCGTCGGCTCCGGCACCTGGATCGGCTGGAAGCGACGCTCCAGTGCGGCGTCGCGCTCGATGTATTTGCGGTACTCGTCGAGCGTCGTAGCACCGATGGTCTGCACCTCGCCGCGAGACAGCGCAGGCTTCAGGATGTTCGCCGCGTCGACGGCTCCTTCGGCTGCGCCCGCGCCAACGAGGGTATGCAACTCATCAATGAAGAGGATGGCGCCGGTCTCCTTGACCTCGCCAACAATCTTCTTCAACCGCTCCTCAAACTCACCGCGGTACTTCGTGCCTGCGACGAGCGCGCCGATGTCGAGCGCAACGAGCCGCTTATTCTGCAGCGGCTCCGGAACGTCACCGCCGATGATCCGCTGCGCAAGACCCTCGACGATGGCGGTCTTGCCAACGCCCGGCTCACCGATGAGTGCCGGGTTGTTCTTGGTCCGACGCGACAGAATTTGCATGACCCGTTCGATCTCGTTCTGGCGACCGATGATCGGGTCGAGCTTGGACTGCCGTGCGGCTTCGGTCAGATCGAATCCGAGCGCATCGAGATACGGAGTCTTGGTCG
Protein-coding regions in this window:
- a CDS encoding thiamine pyrophosphate-binding protein — protein: MNVSDAIAEILIQSGIEHIFGLPGDTGMDFYDALYRNEGRIQHVLTRDERSASFMADAYARVSGKIGVCEGPSGGGATYIVPGVAEAHGSFLPLICLTSDTPISQEGRGVLTELDQQALFQPITKWAARLTTADTAPDVVRRAVRMATTGRPGAVSISMPADVLKAPVDDDNVYGVPHFGAVPASRSRPDAESVERAADLIRAAKKPVIVAGGGVLISRAWDALTALAEAGSIPVGTSINGKGSIAETNRLSLGVVGGNGARPYANRIVAEADLIILVGTRTDSTTTLNWTLPKRSRDLPVVHIDIDPWQIGNNYRTIAPVIGDAGAALMDLAEALGKQTPSVDRVQWLDGIDASRTAYFDQVAEEARSDSQPIKPQRVIAALKQLLPDETVIVADPGTPTPYLGAQYVLPQAGRWTVIPRAHGGLGYALPAVVGAHYARPQGRTISMMGDGSFGMSVGELETISRLNLPLTLIHFNNGAFGWIKELQHLYHGQRYFSVDFNPVDYAAIARGFGLRSWQVTDPADLQRTLAEALNDGGPTFVDIKSESQLTETPPVHAWLEAVAQGGGDE
- a CDS encoding DUF4147 domain-containing protein, with amino-acid sequence MADSPLRDLIVEMYHAAVERVDAGASVRRVLTLRSDGSLEVNERIVADNDAEIWAIAIGKAGCQMMAAAEEVLGDRLQDGIVVTKQAPEHLALRSTVLLGSHPVPDSESVAAGQRLIEFAQAVPQGAVVLCLISGGGSALVEALRPGISLDTLRDITQELLRGGASIRELNAVRSRLSLLKSGGLLNILSGRSVVNLVVSDVLGNPLTVIASGPTVPPDMHESAEAVVERFGLKIDLPEASERRGVEPLTSCVVADLAAAMEAAADVAREQGLAVHLLGGGIDIEAREAGRMFGSIVAETISGRTSFASPCCIVAGGETVVHVTGDGVGGRNCEAAVAAALRIARLPGCAIGCLATDGDDGVSGAAGGVVDGTTVDDPRSAEQTIAASDTFTWLNKRGAALVTGPTGTNVNDLMIGVIAPEGWTST
- a CDS encoding RluA family pseudouridine synthase, with translation MSDSSFVVRLDVPPECAEERVDRFVTDRMPDTSRSFVQRLIEAGDVLVNGETTRPSYKVAAGDKVEVRSPRPEEPAELTPAVVPIAIVYEDDDVMVFDKPAGLVVHPAPGHEHGTLVNVLKWLRPEMITPGAERPGIVHRLDKDTSGLIVVAKNEHARRSLLKQWQQRSVIKEYTALVLGNVPEDEATIDAPIARDPHNRKRMAVVRDGRSAISHFRVIERLPGYTLLDVNIETGRTHQIRVHCAFIKHPVAADTLYGGKSPDLPLERQFLHARRLRFALPGGQPIDVEAALPQDLSDTLALLKQRQ
- the lspA gene encoding signal peptidase II; its protein translation is MVDSERNGNLRSVVRKRAKSGHAPVRIKECSINSSDSQPHTRAYLKPLVFALTAALSVLALDLLTKRIVLDRLGPDGDRDVFTVIPGVLRFIYVRNTGSAFGLFQGSSEILKILAVVAVSLLGIYYARAAARDPLLAIALGMQIGGAFGNIIDRFRYGHVIDWIDFPRFPTFNVADSAITIGVILLMYCLLFRDPEVRQSPNNAISTSSLAEAPDEQ
- the murG gene encoding undecaprenyldiphospho-muramoylpentapeptide beta-N-acetylglucosaminyltransferase, which translates into the protein MRSESTTGQSANALRLIIAGGGTGGHVSPAVAVAQELQRRRSTEILWIGSGAAVERDAAAAIGATFATVKTGKLRRYLSLQTPLDAMRIPVGVVQAWRLLAKWRDAVVVSTGGFVSVPTVVAARMRGIPTLTHEQTAHIGLATKINARFADVVALSYERSQSLLSSARGRVVVTGNPVRASVLHGDAARAYSAFDLPDDLPLVYITGGAQGARSLNAVVADSLSDLLGYVAILHQAGPLALHNDAATLQQRANTLSLDLRSRYRVVELVGDEIGDVYAAASVVLGRAGAGTVNEVSALGIPAILVPLPGAEEQHQNAQQLVQRGAAIEIFQADLTPERLVNEIRELVTTPGRLTKMRAAACGSDTHDAASRLADEVESLAQAGRD
- the radA gene encoding DNA repair protein RadA: MAKRRTKYVCQQCGLESASYYGRCPDCGAWGSLVETVEAQAPAVGKSGTRRAGPAPAPQPLSAVPSASVSRRPLPMMEFSRVLGGGVVPGSLVLVGGDPGIGKSTLLLQAAADLSANAESVLYVTAEESVQQVKLRAERVGAGVDHLYVLSETNIDDVIAAAERLGPVVVIIDSIQTVFTPDISSAAGSVSQVRECTTRLVAFAKPRDVAVFIVGHVTKEGSIAGPRVLEHMVDAVLYLEGDRFHQYRILRAVKNRFGSTDEVGVFEMVERGMREVRNPSEAFLEERPGNAAGSTVVVTMEGTRPILVEVQGLTSASAFGNARRTANGIDLSRIQMLVAVLSKRVGLSLADQDVFVNVVGGMKLSEPAADLGVAMAIASSYRESRIDPRLVTVGEVGLAGELRSVSQLERRLQEAAKLGFERAVVPAALGRGLVRPPAGLEIIRAATLDEAIDRSLDR
- a CDS encoding ATP-dependent Clp protease ATP-binding subunit, producing the protein MADKFEKFTERARKVLTLAQEEAQRFNHNYIGTEHLLLGLVREGDGVAARVLSNMGVQLPKVRSAVEFIIGRGESVIMGEIGLTPRAKKVIELAVDEARRLNHHYIGTEHLLLGLVREGEGIAAGVLESLGVNLEKVRAQVMQVVSQNAGYQQSKQTTKTPYLDALGFDLTEAARQSKLDPIIGRQNEIERVMQILSRRTKNNPALIGEPGVGKTAIVEGLAQRIIGGDVPEPLQNKRLVALDIGALVAGTKYRGEFEERLKKIVGEVKETGAILFIDELHTLVGAGAAEGAVDAANILKPALSRGEVQTIGATTLDEYRKYIERDAALERRFQPIQVPEPTTEETVSILHGIRERYEEHHKLKITDAALEAAAQLAARYVTDRFMPDKAIDLIDEASSRVRMYRSASPPSLKEAMRGMESLQRELDAAVSGQEFELAADLRDRERKLRMRIAELEKDWKEEQGNESPVVSEEDIAQVVSMWTGIPLTRLAAEESERLLHMESALHERIIGQDEAISTMAKAVRRARAGLKDPRRPIGSFIFLGPTGVGKTLLARALAEFMFGSDDSLIKIDMSEFMERHSVARLVGAPPGYVGYEEGGQLTEAVRRKSYSVILLDEIEKAHPEAFNMLLQILEDGNLADAKGRRVDFRNTIIIMTSNIGAEQITTDKQFGFSTSVDEEKRAKQDYDRMRERVTDQLKRTFRPEFLNRVDGVIVFHALSTEQIREIVELELKRIKEQLFEQEITIDITTEAKDFLGERGYDRQYGARPLRRIIQNLIEDPLAEGLLEGRYNPGVTIIVDVVDDLLKIEPASEFAAV